The Corvus hawaiiensis isolate bCorHaw1 chromosome 7, bCorHaw1.pri.cur, whole genome shotgun sequence genome contains a region encoding:
- the GALNT3 gene encoding polypeptide N-acetylgalactosaminyltransferase 3 isoform X1: MALKKTPKLFKAFFHWKLWKFSIIVFVFLVFLFLLQREVGVQDFKDEAGIEPVLGKKSHVFGLVLNAMNNIKGAKPKMQIKAPVRQTKIPGERHCLPGHYTPVELKPFLDRPLQDPNAPGASGKAFKTINLNSEEQKEKQVGEEKHCFNAFASDRISLHRDLGPDTRPPECIEQKFKRCPPLPTTSIIIVFHNEAWSTLLRTVHSVMYTSPAILLKEIILVDDASVDEYLHDKLDEYVKQFQIVKVVRQKERKGLITARLLGASVATGETLTFLDAHCECFYGWLEPLLARIAENPVAVVSPDIASIDLNTFEFSKPSPYGHNHNRGNFDWSLSFGWESLPKHENKRRKDETYPIRTPTFAGGLFSISKHYFEHIGSYDEEMEIWGGENIEMSFRVWQCGGQLEIMPCSVVGHVFRSKSPHTFPKGTQVITRNQVRLAEVWMDEYKEIFYRRNTEAAKIVKQKTFGDISKRLDLRQRLKCKNFTWYLNNVYPEAYVPDLNPLFSGYLKNIGNRMCLDVGENNHGSKPLIMYSCHGLGGNQYFEYSAHHEIRHNIQKELCLHAAKGPVQLHECTYKGQKTFAVGEEQWLHQKDQTLYNEALRMCLTGNGEHPSLASCNPSDPFQKWIFGQND; this comes from the exons aTGGCCTTGAAAAAGACACCTAAACTATTTAAGGCATTTTTTCACTGGAAACTTTGGAAGTTCAGCATTATTGTGTTTGTCtttctggtatttttatttttattacaaagaGAAGTGGGTGTTCAAGATTTCAAGGATGAAGCAGGGATTGAGCCAGTTCTTGGAAAGAAAAGTCATGTATTTGGTCTTGTGTTAAATGCTATGAACAATATCAAAGGTGCAAAGCCAAAAATGCAGATAAAAGCACCTGTTAGGCAAACTAAGATTCCTGGAGAGAGACACTGTTTGCCGGGGCACTATACTCCAGTGGAACTAAAACCCTTTCTAGATCGGCCCCTTCAAGATCCTAATGCTCCTGGAGCTTctggaaaagcatttaaaacCATCAACTTAAATtcagaagaacagaaagaaaaacaggttggagaagagaaacactgtTTTAATGCATTTGCAAGTGACAGGATTTCTTTACATCGAGATCTTGGACCAGACACTCGACCTCCTGA ATGTATTGAACAAAAGTTTAAGCGTTGCCCGCCATTGCCAACCACAAGCATTATCATAGTTTTCCATAATGAAGCGTGGTCAACTCTGCTCAGAACCGTTCACAGTGTGATGTACACATCTCCTGCCATACTGCTAAAGGAGATTATTTTGGTGGATGATGCCAGTGTAGATG AATACCTGCATGATAAACTAGATGAATATGTGAAACAGTTTCAAATAGTTAAAGTAGTCCgtcaaaaggaaagaaaaggtctGATCACTGCACGCTTGTTGGGAGCCTCAGTAGCAACAGGAGAGACCCTCACTTTTCTGGATGCTCATT GTGAATGCTTTTATGGCTGGTTAGAGCCATTGTTGGCAAGAATAGCTGAGAACCCTGTTGCTGTTGTAAGCCCTGACATTGCTTCTATAGATCTCAATACTTTTGAATTCAGTAAACCATCTCCTTATGGGCATAACCACAACAGAGGAAATTTTGATTGGAGTTTGTCCTTTGGATGGGAGTCTCTTCCTAAACATgagaataaaagaagaaaggatgaaACCTATCCAATTAG AACACCTACTTTTGCTGGAGGTCTCTTTTCAATATCAAAACACTACTTTGAACACATTGGAAGCTATGatgaagaaatggaaatatGGGGAGGTGAAAATATAGAAATGTCTTTCAGA GTATGGCAATGTGGTGGACAGTTGGAGATCATGCCTTGCTCTGTTGTTGGCCATGTCTTTCGCAGCAAGAGTCCCCATACTTTCCCAAAAGGTACTCAGGTGATCACACGTAATCAAGTTCGCCTTGCAGAAGTGTGGATGGatgaatataaagaaatattttaccgAAGAAACACAGAGGCAGCAAAAATTGTGAAACAA aaaacatttggaGACATATCAAAAAGACTTGATTTAAGGCAGCGTTTGAAGTGTAAAAATTTTACCTGGTATCTCAATAATGTTTATCCAGAAGCGTATGTGCCAGACCTGAATCCTTTGTTTTCTGGATAT TTAAAAAATATAGGTAACCGCATGTGTCTGGATGTTGGTGAAAATAACCATGGCAGCAAACCATTGATTATGTATTCTTGTCATGGACTTGGAGGAAATCAG taCTTTGAATATTCTGCACACCATGAAATTCGCCATAACATCCAGAAGGAGCTTTGCCTGCATGCTGCCAAGGGACCTGTGCAGCTTCACGAGTGCACCTACAAAGGCCAGAAAACCTTTGCTGTTGGAGAGGAGCAGTGGCTGCACCAGAAG GATCAAACTTTGTACAATGAAGCACTCCGTATGTGCCTTACAGGAAACGGAGAGCACCCGAGTTTGGCATCCTGTAATCCGTCAGACCCTTTCCAGAAATGGATCTTTGGCCAGAACGATTAA
- the GALNT3 gene encoding polypeptide N-acetylgalactosaminyltransferase 3 isoform X2 → MALKKTPKLFKAFFHWKLWKFSIIVFVFLVFLFLLQREVGVQDFKDEAGIEPVLGKKSHVFGLVLNAMNNIKGAKPKMQIKAPVRQTKIPGERHCLPGHYTPVELKPFLDRPLQDPNAPGASGKAFKTINLNSEEQKEKQVGEEKHCFNAFASDRISLHRDLGPDTRPPECIEQKFKRCPPLPTTSIIIVFHNEAWSTLLRTVHSVMYTSPAILLKEIILVDDASVDEYLHDKLDEYVKQFQIVKVVRQKERKGLITARLLGASVATGETLTFLDAHCECFYGWLEPLLARIAENPVAVVSPDIASIDLNTFEFSKPSPYGHNHNRGNFDWSLSFGWESLPKHENKRRKDETYPIRTPTFAGGLFSISKHYFEHIGSYDEEMEIWGGENIEMSFRVWQCGGQLEIMPCSVVGHVFRSKSPHTFPKGTQVITRNQVRLAEVWMDEYKEIFYRRNTEAAKIVKQKTFGDISKRLDLRQRLKCKNFTWYLNNVYPEAYVPDLNPLFSGYLKNIGNRMCLDVGENNHGSKPLIMYSCHGLGGNQDSHCQGRCWLESGQWEAKCPGLSRLPYHACSLTV, encoded by the exons aTGGCCTTGAAAAAGACACCTAAACTATTTAAGGCATTTTTTCACTGGAAACTTTGGAAGTTCAGCATTATTGTGTTTGTCtttctggtatttttatttttattacaaagaGAAGTGGGTGTTCAAGATTTCAAGGATGAAGCAGGGATTGAGCCAGTTCTTGGAAAGAAAAGTCATGTATTTGGTCTTGTGTTAAATGCTATGAACAATATCAAAGGTGCAAAGCCAAAAATGCAGATAAAAGCACCTGTTAGGCAAACTAAGATTCCTGGAGAGAGACACTGTTTGCCGGGGCACTATACTCCAGTGGAACTAAAACCCTTTCTAGATCGGCCCCTTCAAGATCCTAATGCTCCTGGAGCTTctggaaaagcatttaaaacCATCAACTTAAATtcagaagaacagaaagaaaaacaggttggagaagagaaacactgtTTTAATGCATTTGCAAGTGACAGGATTTCTTTACATCGAGATCTTGGACCAGACACTCGACCTCCTGA ATGTATTGAACAAAAGTTTAAGCGTTGCCCGCCATTGCCAACCACAAGCATTATCATAGTTTTCCATAATGAAGCGTGGTCAACTCTGCTCAGAACCGTTCACAGTGTGATGTACACATCTCCTGCCATACTGCTAAAGGAGATTATTTTGGTGGATGATGCCAGTGTAGATG AATACCTGCATGATAAACTAGATGAATATGTGAAACAGTTTCAAATAGTTAAAGTAGTCCgtcaaaaggaaagaaaaggtctGATCACTGCACGCTTGTTGGGAGCCTCAGTAGCAACAGGAGAGACCCTCACTTTTCTGGATGCTCATT GTGAATGCTTTTATGGCTGGTTAGAGCCATTGTTGGCAAGAATAGCTGAGAACCCTGTTGCTGTTGTAAGCCCTGACATTGCTTCTATAGATCTCAATACTTTTGAATTCAGTAAACCATCTCCTTATGGGCATAACCACAACAGAGGAAATTTTGATTGGAGTTTGTCCTTTGGATGGGAGTCTCTTCCTAAACATgagaataaaagaagaaaggatgaaACCTATCCAATTAG AACACCTACTTTTGCTGGAGGTCTCTTTTCAATATCAAAACACTACTTTGAACACATTGGAAGCTATGatgaagaaatggaaatatGGGGAGGTGAAAATATAGAAATGTCTTTCAGA GTATGGCAATGTGGTGGACAGTTGGAGATCATGCCTTGCTCTGTTGTTGGCCATGTCTTTCGCAGCAAGAGTCCCCATACTTTCCCAAAAGGTACTCAGGTGATCACACGTAATCAAGTTCGCCTTGCAGAAGTGTGGATGGatgaatataaagaaatattttaccgAAGAAACACAGAGGCAGCAAAAATTGTGAAACAA aaaacatttggaGACATATCAAAAAGACTTGATTTAAGGCAGCGTTTGAAGTGTAAAAATTTTACCTGGTATCTCAATAATGTTTATCCAGAAGCGTATGTGCCAGACCTGAATCCTTTGTTTTCTGGATAT TTAAAAAATATAGGTAACCGCATGTGTCTGGATGTTGGTGAAAATAACCATGGCAGCAAACCATTGATTATGTATTCTTGTCATGGACTTGGAGGAAATCAG GACTCGCACTGTCAAGGAAGATGTTGGTTGGAATCCGGCCAGTGGGAGGCCAAGTGTCCAGGCCTGAGCCGCCTTCCCTATCACGCTTGCAGCCTCACAGTGTGA